In Zingiber officinale cultivar Zhangliang chromosome 8B, Zo_v1.1, whole genome shotgun sequence, a single genomic region encodes these proteins:
- the LOC122014787 gene encoding probable apyrase 1, protein MPRAPPIAYPGRKEVPGSGVRVVGSKSYAVIFDAGSSGSRVHVYCFDENLDLLHVGNEIELFDQLKPGLSFYAKDPQEAAKSLTPLLKKAESAIPVALRPATPVRVGATAGLRALGEVTSEHILQAVRDLLQQKSSLKFQSDWVTVLDGTQEGAFQWVTVNYLLGKLGNSYQDTVGVIDLGGGSVQMAYAISENDAATAPKVSNGEDSYVQQLFLKGTTYYLYVHSYLHYGLLAARAEILNAGDGYSNCILEGYNGSYEYGNEKYKAASSASGASFPKCRSDVIKALNMDEPKCLHMKCTFGGVWNGGGGDGQKNLFVASFFFDRAIEAGFVDHQVLAAIVKPKDFEDAAKRACKLNFNVAKATYPRVHYENLPYLCMDLVYQFTLLVDGFALDPHQKITLVKKVKYGDAFVEAAWPLGSAIEVASAR, encoded by the exons ATGCCCCGTGCTCCTCCCATTGCGTACCCCGGGAGGAAAGAAGTGCCTGGAAGCGGCGTACGCGTCGTCGGATCGAAGAGTTATGCTGTTATCTTCGATGCGGGAAGTTCGGGAAGTAGGGTTCATGTTTATTGCTTCGACGAGAATCTTGATCTACTTCACGTTGGCAACGAAATTGAGCTCTTCGATCAG CTAAAACCAGGCTTGAGTTTTTATGCTAAGGATCCTCAGGAGGCTGCTAAGTCGCTTACTCCATTGCTAAAGAAAGCCGAAAGCGCTATTCCTGTTGCATTGAGACCGGCAACACCTGTCAGAGTTGGG GCCACAGCAGGTCTGAGAGCATTAGGAGAAGTAACATCAGAACATATTCTGCAAGCA GTCAGAGATCTCCTGCAACAAAAGAGCTCGCTGAAGTTCCAGTCAGATTGGGTGACCGTTCTAGATGGAACTCAGGAAGGTGCCTTTCAGTGG GTCACTGTCAATTATCTGTTGGGGAAATTAGGAAATTCATACCAGGATACTGTTGGAGTAATTGATCTAGGAGGTGGGTCTGTTCAAATGGCATATGCTATTTCAGAAAATGATGCTGCAACTGCTCCAAAAGTTTCAAATGGAGAAGATTCGTATGTGCAACAACTCTTCTTGAAGGGAACAACTTATTACCTTTATGTTCACAG TTACTTGCACTATGGTCTATTGGCTGCTCGTGCAGAGATTCTTAACGCTGGTGATGGGTACAGTAACTGCATTTTGGAAGGTTATAATG GATCGTATGAATATGGCAATGAAAAATACAAAGCAGCTTCTTCAGCTTCTGGTGCTAGCTTTCCAAAATGCAGGAGTGATGTTATTAAAGCTCTCAACATGGATGAACCAAAATGTCTACACATGAAGTGTACATTTGGTGGCGTTTGGAATGGTGGAGGTGGAGACGGTCAGAAAAACCTATTTGTTGCATCCTTTTTCTTTGATAGGGCTATTGAG GCTGGCTTTGTCGATCACCAAGTACTTGCTGCGATAGTTAAACCGAAAGATTTTGAGGACGCTGCAAAGCGCGCTTGCAAACTGAATTTTAATGTTGCAAAAGCGACGTATCCTCGAGTCCACTATGAGAATCTCCCATATTTGTGCATGGATCTAGTGTACCAGTTCACGTTGCTTGTAGATGGGTTCG CTCTAGATCCACATCAAAAGATCACTTTGGTAAAGAAGGTGAAGTACGGCGATGCCTTTGTTGAGGCAGCATGGCCACTGGGTAGTGCCATTGAAGTTGCATCGGCGCGATAG